The Carassius auratus strain Wakin chromosome 27, ASM336829v1, whole genome shotgun sequence genome includes a region encoding these proteins:
- the ptchd3b gene encoding patched domain-containing protein 3 — MVSCITDCIEKPIRLCFESVGKFVGLHPWWFVTLPLALSAGLGGGFYFLNDLKSNDIVEQFTPKNGRAKVERRFFQETFPQIDSRFSIIRLNTDGVFASLIFTCQTNILSVAALEEIIRIDGEVRRITAARDARQFVFSDICASLNGRCNSNVMLDVLDYNASNIDIDNITYPEYCPSKFNCIHLGNIISEVEVDHNGVVRSAKAMKLIYYLQESNDTLEDAWLQGFVALLSNVTTSKTEVSYFTSISRQQEFEKSTQSVTELFAIAYFLAISFSIISCLRFDNVRNKAWVASLGVFSTAQAVLSGFGLLLLIKVPFVITVASSPFLILGIGIDDMFIMISSWQRTNIQDTVPKRMADTYREAAVSITITTLTDVLAFYLSYGNPFGSVQSFCLYAGTAVLFCYFYNITFFGACLALNGRREGANRHWLTCMKVPEEVPPGRSKVYTLCCVGGSYDRNTGTEEEHPMTLFFRKYYGPFLTTVWSQALVILIYLTYIAVSVYGCLQLKQGIDLRNLALDKSYIIQYYEAEKTYFDYYGPNVMLAINGTFPYWEESKRHQLESCFEQFQELDFVKNLSTSWLHSFEKYAEEHRINISSEGQFKIHLYEFLDRQPMLKQDVNITNNDIAASRLFLQTVVQNSNEKSILNSLRRTAESCPCPLLVYHPAFIYHDQYTVIGHVTLQTISVATLVMLLISLVLIPNPLCALWVAFAIASVILGVTGFMALLDVSLDSISMINLVISIGFSVDFSAHISYTFVSSTKPDVNERVVEAMTHLGYPILQGALSTIVGVVVLSASSSYIFRTFFTIVFLVITFGLLHGIAFIPVFLTFFGFCHK; from the exons ATGGTGTCCTGCATCACAGACTGCATCGAAAAGCCCATCCGGCTTTGTTTTGAAAGTGTCGGTAAGTTCGTAGGGCTTCACCCGTGGTGGTTTGTCACTTTACCGCTGGCGTTGTCCGCAGGTCTCGGGGGAGGATTTTACTTTTTGAATGACCTGAAATCCAACGACATAGTGGAGCAGTTTACACCGAAAAACGGCCGCGCCAAAGTGGAGAGGCGATTCTTTCAAGAAACATTCCCACAGATTGACTCGCGATTTTCAATCATAAGACTGAACACTGATGGGGTTTTTGCATCTTTGATATTCACCTGTCAAACAAACATACTCAGTGTTGCCGCACTAGAGGAGATCATCCGCATAGATGGAGAAGTTAGAAGAATCACCGCAGCTCGTGACGCACGGCAGTTTGTGTTTTCGGATATTTGCGCATCTTTGAACGGAAGGTGCAACTCTAACGTAATGCTTGATGTTCTTGATTACAATGCCAGCAACATTGATATTGACAACATAACGTATCCTGAGTACTGTCCTTCCAAATTCAACTGTATCCACTTGGGAAATATCATTAGTGAGGTGGAGGTGGATCACAATGGAGTTGTTCGAAGTGCCAAAGCAATGAAACTTATCTATTATCTCCAAGAGAGCAATGATACACTGGAAGATGCCTGGCTTCAGGGATTTGTAGCCTTGCTCTCTAATGTGACAACCTCTAAAACTGAA GTGTCTTATTTCACATCCATATCAAGACAACAGGAGTTTGAGAAGAGTACCCAATCTGTCACTGAACTTTTTGCTATTGCTTATTTTCTTGCCATCTCATTTTCAATAATATCTTGCCTAAG GTTTGACAACGTGAGGAATAAAGCATGGGTGGCTTCTCTTGGAGTTTTCTCCACTGCACAAGCAGTGCTGTCCGGCTTTGGGTTGCTGTTACTCATAAAGGTGCCATTTGTTATTACTGTGGCATCTTCTCCGTTCCTTATTCTTG gaaTCGGTATTGATGACATGTTTATCATGATCTCTAGCTGGCAACGGACCAACATCCAAGACACAGTGCCAAAACGCATGGCTGATACCTACAGGGAGGCAGCCGTTTCCATTACTATCACCACCCTGACTGATGTGCTAGCCTTTTACCTCAGCTACGGTAACCCTTTCGGCTCGGTTCAGTCTTTCTGTCTTTATGCAGGCACAGCTGTCTTGTTCTGCTACTTCTATAACATCACTTTCTTTGGAGCTTGTTTGGCTCTGAATGGAAGAAGAGAGGGGGCAAACAGACACTGGTTAACTTGCATGAAGGTCCCAGAAGAAGTCCCACCAGGACGGTCTAAAGTCTATACTCTCTGTTGCGTTGGAGGATCTTACGACCGTAACACCGGTACTGAGGAAGAGCACCCAATGACACTGTTCTTCAGGAAGTATTATGGACCATTTTTGACAACAGTTTGGAGTCAAGCTTTAGTCATTTTGATTTACTTAACATACATTGCTGTTAGTGTTTATGGTTGCCTGCAACTTAAGCAAGGCATTGATCTCAGGAACCTAGCACTTGATAAATCATACATCATCCAGTACTATGAAGCTGAAAAGACATACTTTGATTATTATGGTCCGAATGTAATGTTAGCGATCAACGGCACATTTCCGTATTGGGAGGAGAGCAAACGGCATCAACTGGAGTCGTGTTTTGAACAGTTTCAGGAATTGGATTTTGTCAAGAACTTGTCGACATCTTGGCTTCATTCTTTCGAAAAGTATGCAGAGGAACACAGGATAAACATCAGCTCAGAAGGTCAGTTTAAAATACATCTTTATGAGTTCCTGGACCGCCAACCAATGCTCAAACAGGATGTCAACATAACCAATAACGACATAGCTGCTTCACGTCTGTTTCTTCAGACAGTTGTTCAGAATTCAAACGAGAAGAGCATACTGAACTCACTACGGAGGACAGCAGAGAGCTGCCCATGTCCACTGTTGGTCTACCATCCAGCGTTTATATACCATGATCAGTATACAGTAATAGGGCATGTCACTCTTCAGACCATCTCTGTGGCAACCCTAGTAATGCTGCTCATCTCCCTTGTGCTGATTCCAAATCCTCTTTGTGCCTTGTGGGTTGCTTTTGCCATCGCTTCAGTCATTTTGGGAGTCACCGGTTTTATGGCACTGCTAGACGTAAGTCTTGATTCAATCTCCATGATAAACCTGGTCATTAGCATCGGTTTTTCTGTGGACTTCTCTGCTCATATCTCCTACACGTTTGTGTCCAGTACCAAGCCCGATGTGAATGAAAGAGTTGTAGAGGCAATGACACACCTGGGCTACCCCATACTTCAGGGGGCTCTGTCTACAATTGTGGGTGTGGTTGTGCTTTCAGCTTCCAGTAGCTACATATTCAGAACCTTTTTCACCATTGTGTTCCTAGTCATTACTTTTGGGCTGCTTCATGGCATTGCTTTTATTCCAGTATTTCTAACTTTCTTTGGATTTTGCCACAAATGA
- the yme1l1b gene encoding ATP-dependent zinc metalloprotease YME1L1b isoform X2, whose product MFSLSSSLQPQVTVQLSHLINALHSLKGSVSINHKHRENASEQELNCTEPSVILRDLGLTDLGVGQLDELVQKLLPCVTQQESLSQLRTVPNIWRTSHLSSDSFFHNKHGFSRLGGVTPVFSKQNKSPLQTLLMVPNRGFKTLKSRTRRLQGGFESSGEPEGFTPSFMKGFLTRDKGPDVETLDKLLKNKNIPDGQHDAFKTGFAEGFLKAQALTQRTQESLRRTRLILLVLLLVGLYGLSKTPFLSVRFRTTSGLDSAVDPVQMKNVTFEHVKGVEEAKNELQEVVEFLRNPQKFTALGGKLPKGILLVGPPGTGKTLLARAVAGEADVPFYYASGSEFDEMFVGVGASRIRNLFREAKANAPCVIFIDELDSVGGKRIESPMHPYSRQTINQLLAEMDGFKPNEGVIIIGATNFPEALDNALIRPGRFDMQVTVPRPDVKGRTEILKWYLKKIKVDSAVEAEVIARGTVGFSGAELENLVNQAALKAAVDGKDMVTMKELEFAKDKILMGPERRSAEIDKKNKEITAYHESGHAIIAYYTKDAMPINKATIMPRGPTLGHVSMLPENDRWSETRSQLLAQMDVSMGGRVAEELIFGSENITTGASSDFDSATKIAKMMVTRFGMCEKLGVMTYTDLTKQSPETQAAIEHEVRTLLRDSYERAKALLKSRSKEHKNLAEALLRYETLDAKEIQLVLEGKTIASR is encoded by the exons atgttttctctttcttcttcccTTCAGCCACAG GTAACAGTCCAGCTGAGTCACCTGATCAATGCCCTGCACTCTCTGAAGGGTTCAGTGAGCATCaatcacaaacacagagagaacgCATCAGAACAAGAACTGAACTGCACAGAG CCATCGGTGATCCTCCGGGATTTAGGATTGACAGATCTCGGGGTCGGCCAGCTAGATGAGCTGGTGCAGAAGCTTCTGCCCTGTGTTACTCAGCAGGAGTCGCTCTCACAACTGAGGACTGTGCCAAATATCTGGAGGACTTCCCATCTTTCCTCAGATTCGTTCTTTCACAACAAACATG GGTTTTCAAGATTGGGTGGTGTCACTCCTGTGTTCTCCAAGCAGAACAAGTCACCTCTTCAAACACTAT TGATGGTTCCAAATCGTGGCTTTAAAACCCTGAAGTCCAGAACACGCCGTCTACAGGGAGGCTTTGAGAGTTCAGGGGAGCCTGAGGGATTTACACCATCATTTATGAAG GGTTTCCTTACACGAGACAAAGGGCCAGATGTTGAAACACTGGACAAGCTCCTTAAAAACAAGAACATTCCTGATGGTCAGCATGATGcttttaagactggttttgcaGAGGGATTCCTAAAAGCACAGGCACTAACACAGAGAACCCAAG AATCATTAAGGAGGACACGACTGATACTATTGGTGCTTTTGCTGGTGGGGTTATATGGACTCTCAAAAACACCTTTCTTATCAG TGCGATTCCGAACCACTTCAGGCCTGGACTCAGCAGTGGACCCTGTCCAGATGAAGAACGTCACCTTTGAGCATGTGAAGGGTGTGGAGGAGGCCAAGAATGAGCTACAGGAAGTGGTGGAGTTCCTCCGGAACCCACAGAAGTTCACCGCTTTGGGAGGAAAGCTGCCTAAAG gaatcTTGTTGGTTGGGCCTCCAGGAACAGGAAAGACCCTGTTGGCCCGTGCTGTGGCCGGAGAGGCAGATGTGCCTTTCTACTACGCATCTGGCTCAGAGTTCGATGAGATGTTTGTTGGTGTTGGTGCTAGCCGAATCCGAAACCTTTTCA GGGAAGCTAAAGCTAATGCTCCTTGTGTTATCTTCATTGATGAGCTGGATAGTGTTGGAGGAAAGAGGATTGAGTCCCCCATGCACCCCTATTCTAGACAGACAATCAATCAGCTTCTAGCAGAGATGGATGG GTTTAAGCCAAATGAAGGTGTCATCATAATCGGAGCAACAAACTTCCCTGAAGCTTTGGATAA CGCTCTGATCCGGCCAGGCCGTTTTGATATGCAGGTCACAGTCCCCAGACCAGACGTGAAAGGCCGCACTGAAATCCTCAAGTGGtaccttaaaaaaattaaagtagaCAGTG CTGTGGAGGCAGAGGTCATTGCCCGAGGAACGGTGGGGTTCTCTGGAGCCGAGCTGGAGAATCTAGTTAATCAGGCTGCACTAAAGGCAGCTGTGGATGGCAAAGACATGGTGACCATGAAGGAGTTGGAGTTCGCTAAGGACAAAATACTGATGG GGCCGGAACGCAGGAGCGCAGAGATTGACAAGAAGAATAAAGAGATCACAGCTTACCATGAGTCAGGCCATGCTATTATTGCATACTACACCAAAGATGCCATGCCCATAAATAAAGCCACCATTATGCCGAGAGGCCCCACTCTGGGTCAT GTGTCCATGCTCCCAGAGAATGACCGCTGGAGTGAAACTCGTTCTCAACTTCTGGCCCAGATGGACGTCAGCATGGGCGGCCGAGTGGCTGAGGAGCTCATCTTCGGCAGTGAGAATATCACTACTG GAGCGTCAAGTGATTTTGACAGCGCTACAAAAATAGCTAAAATGATGGTGACCAGATTTGGCATGTGTGAAAAG TTGGGTGTCATGACATATACTGACCTCACCAAGCAGAGCCCAGAAACTCAGGCAGCCATTGAACATGAAGTCAGGACACTTCTGAGG GATTCCTACGAGCGTGCTAAAGCGCTCCTGAAGTCTCGTTCTAAGGAACACAAAAATCTTGCTGAAGCTTTGCTGCGGTATGAGACATTGGATGCCAAAGAGATCCAGCTGGTCTTGGAGGGAAAGACAATAGCCAGCAGATGA
- the yme1l1b gene encoding ATP-dependent zinc metalloprotease YME1L1b isoform X1, whose amino-acid sequence MFSLSSSLQPQVTVQLSHLINALHSLKGSVSINHKHRENASEQELNCTEPSVILRDLGLTDLGVGQLDELVQKLLPCVTQQESLSQLRTVPNIWRTSHLSSDSFFHNKHGFSRLGGVTPVFSKQNKSPLQTLCTDLKYLPLMVPNRGFKTLKSRTRRLQGGFESSGEPEGFTPSFMKGFLTRDKGPDVETLDKLLKNKNIPDGQHDAFKTGFAEGFLKAQALTQRTQESLRRTRLILLVLLLVGLYGLSKTPFLSVRFRTTSGLDSAVDPVQMKNVTFEHVKGVEEAKNELQEVVEFLRNPQKFTALGGKLPKGILLVGPPGTGKTLLARAVAGEADVPFYYASGSEFDEMFVGVGASRIRNLFREAKANAPCVIFIDELDSVGGKRIESPMHPYSRQTINQLLAEMDGFKPNEGVIIIGATNFPEALDNALIRPGRFDMQVTVPRPDVKGRTEILKWYLKKIKVDSAVEAEVIARGTVGFSGAELENLVNQAALKAAVDGKDMVTMKELEFAKDKILMGPERRSAEIDKKNKEITAYHESGHAIIAYYTKDAMPINKATIMPRGPTLGHVSMLPENDRWSETRSQLLAQMDVSMGGRVAEELIFGSENITTGASSDFDSATKIAKMMVTRFGMCEKLGVMTYTDLTKQSPETQAAIEHEVRTLLRDSYERAKALLKSRSKEHKNLAEALLRYETLDAKEIQLVLEGKTIASR is encoded by the exons atgttttctctttcttcttcccTTCAGCCACAG GTAACAGTCCAGCTGAGTCACCTGATCAATGCCCTGCACTCTCTGAAGGGTTCAGTGAGCATCaatcacaaacacagagagaacgCATCAGAACAAGAACTGAACTGCACAGAG CCATCGGTGATCCTCCGGGATTTAGGATTGACAGATCTCGGGGTCGGCCAGCTAGATGAGCTGGTGCAGAAGCTTCTGCCCTGTGTTACTCAGCAGGAGTCGCTCTCACAACTGAGGACTGTGCCAAATATCTGGAGGACTTCCCATCTTTCCTCAGATTCGTTCTTTCACAACAAACATG GGTTTTCAAGATTGGGTGGTGTCACTCCTGTGTTCTCCAAGCAGAACAAGTCACCTCTTCAAACACTATGTACAGATCTCAAATATTTGCCAT TGATGGTTCCAAATCGTGGCTTTAAAACCCTGAAGTCCAGAACACGCCGTCTACAGGGAGGCTTTGAGAGTTCAGGGGAGCCTGAGGGATTTACACCATCATTTATGAAG GGTTTCCTTACACGAGACAAAGGGCCAGATGTTGAAACACTGGACAAGCTCCTTAAAAACAAGAACATTCCTGATGGTCAGCATGATGcttttaagactggttttgcaGAGGGATTCCTAAAAGCACAGGCACTAACACAGAGAACCCAAG AATCATTAAGGAGGACACGACTGATACTATTGGTGCTTTTGCTGGTGGGGTTATATGGACTCTCAAAAACACCTTTCTTATCAG TGCGATTCCGAACCACTTCAGGCCTGGACTCAGCAGTGGACCCTGTCCAGATGAAGAACGTCACCTTTGAGCATGTGAAGGGTGTGGAGGAGGCCAAGAATGAGCTACAGGAAGTGGTGGAGTTCCTCCGGAACCCACAGAAGTTCACCGCTTTGGGAGGAAAGCTGCCTAAAG gaatcTTGTTGGTTGGGCCTCCAGGAACAGGAAAGACCCTGTTGGCCCGTGCTGTGGCCGGAGAGGCAGATGTGCCTTTCTACTACGCATCTGGCTCAGAGTTCGATGAGATGTTTGTTGGTGTTGGTGCTAGCCGAATCCGAAACCTTTTCA GGGAAGCTAAAGCTAATGCTCCTTGTGTTATCTTCATTGATGAGCTGGATAGTGTTGGAGGAAAGAGGATTGAGTCCCCCATGCACCCCTATTCTAGACAGACAATCAATCAGCTTCTAGCAGAGATGGATGG GTTTAAGCCAAATGAAGGTGTCATCATAATCGGAGCAACAAACTTCCCTGAAGCTTTGGATAA CGCTCTGATCCGGCCAGGCCGTTTTGATATGCAGGTCACAGTCCCCAGACCAGACGTGAAAGGCCGCACTGAAATCCTCAAGTGGtaccttaaaaaaattaaagtagaCAGTG CTGTGGAGGCAGAGGTCATTGCCCGAGGAACGGTGGGGTTCTCTGGAGCCGAGCTGGAGAATCTAGTTAATCAGGCTGCACTAAAGGCAGCTGTGGATGGCAAAGACATGGTGACCATGAAGGAGTTGGAGTTCGCTAAGGACAAAATACTGATGG GGCCGGAACGCAGGAGCGCAGAGATTGACAAGAAGAATAAAGAGATCACAGCTTACCATGAGTCAGGCCATGCTATTATTGCATACTACACCAAAGATGCCATGCCCATAAATAAAGCCACCATTATGCCGAGAGGCCCCACTCTGGGTCAT GTGTCCATGCTCCCAGAGAATGACCGCTGGAGTGAAACTCGTTCTCAACTTCTGGCCCAGATGGACGTCAGCATGGGCGGCCGAGTGGCTGAGGAGCTCATCTTCGGCAGTGAGAATATCACTACTG GAGCGTCAAGTGATTTTGACAGCGCTACAAAAATAGCTAAAATGATGGTGACCAGATTTGGCATGTGTGAAAAG TTGGGTGTCATGACATATACTGACCTCACCAAGCAGAGCCCAGAAACTCAGGCAGCCATTGAACATGAAGTCAGGACACTTCTGAGG GATTCCTACGAGCGTGCTAAAGCGCTCCTGAAGTCTCGTTCTAAGGAACACAAAAATCTTGCTGAAGCTTTGCTGCGGTATGAGACATTGGATGCCAAAGAGATCCAGCTGGTCTTGGAGGGAAAGACAATAGCCAGCAGATGA